A single region of the Pararhodospirillum photometricum DSM 122 genome encodes:
- a CDS encoding electron transfer flavoprotein subunit beta/FixA family protein: MHIVVCIKQVPDSAQIRVHPVTNTIMRQGVPTIINPYDLFALEEALRLRDKMGGKVTVMTMGPPMADESLRKALGFGADAAVLLTDRFFAGSDTLATSFALATAIDKLHKEDPISVVFTGKQTIDGDTAQVGPGIAQRLGLNQLTYVSGIREVDVQAKTIVVERRAEGGTQVLKTALPCLITMLEGTNTMRRGSMDDMFRAARAAIATWSAKDAGVEDMTKCGLRGSPTVVKKVFAPQPRKDKAKLVETAGKTPADVAQATIDTLFAANTKLEGDLLKLSAAS; the protein is encoded by the coding sequence ATGCACATAGTCGTCTGCATCAAGCAGGTTCCCGACAGCGCGCAGATCCGGGTGCATCCGGTGACCAACACCATCATGCGCCAGGGCGTGCCGACCATCATCAACCCTTACGATTTGTTCGCCCTGGAAGAAGCTCTCCGGCTGCGCGACAAGATGGGGGGCAAGGTGACGGTGATGACCATGGGCCCGCCCATGGCCGACGAGAGCCTGCGCAAGGCCCTGGGCTTTGGCGCCGACGCCGCCGTGCTGCTGACCGACCGCTTTTTCGCGGGCTCGGATACGCTGGCGACCTCGTTTGCGTTGGCGACCGCGATCGACAAGCTCCACAAGGAAGATCCGATCAGCGTGGTCTTCACCGGCAAGCAGACGATTGACGGCGACACGGCGCAGGTCGGCCCGGGCATTGCCCAGCGCCTGGGCCTGAACCAGCTCACCTATGTGTCGGGCATCCGCGAGGTGGACGTGCAGGCCAAGACCATCGTGGTCGAGCGCCGGGCCGAGGGCGGCACCCAGGTCCTGAAGACCGCCCTGCCCTGCCTGATCACCATGCTGGAAGGCACCAACACCATGCGCCGGGGCAGCATGGACGACATGTTCCGCGCGGCGCGCGCGGCCATCGCGACCTGGAGCGCCAAGGATGCCGGCGTCGAGGACATGACCAAGTGCGGCCTGCGCGGCTCGCCCACGGTGGTGAAGAAGGTGTTTGCGCCGCAGCCCCGCAAGGACAAGGCCAAGCTGGTGGAGACCGCGGGCAAGACCCCGGCCGACGTCGCCCAAGCCACCATCGATACCCTGTTTGCGGCCAATACCAAGCTGGAGGGTGACCTCCTCAAGCTGTCCGCGGCGTCCTGA
- a CDS encoding electron transfer flavoprotein subunit alpha/FixB family protein, translating to MSDTKTPAVPAGGRASAKKELPDHFKDYKNVWVFIEMERGKVHTVSWELLGEGRKLADKLGVELAAVVMGPPGADLDRAISDSWAYGADLAYVIADPLLTDYRNQPFTKGLNDLVNTHKPEILLLGASTLGRDLAGSLATTLKTGLTADCTELAIDSDNSLAATRPTFGGTLLCTIYTLNFRPQMATVRPRVMAMPERVEGRSGRVIPFPLTMVEENIVTKILDFLPDLTSNKVNLAYADIVVAGGMGLGGPANFKLVTDLAQVLGGDFGGSRPTIQKGWIPAERQIGQTGKTIRPKLYIAAGISGAIQHRVGVEGADMILAINTDPNATIFEFAHYGIVGDALQILPALTKAFQERLTQVRKAS from the coding sequence ATGAGCGACACCAAGACCCCCGCCGTTCCCGCCGGTGGCCGTGCCTCGGCCAAGAAGGAACTGCCGGACCACTTCAAGGATTACAAGAACGTCTGGGTGTTCATCGAAATGGAGCGTGGCAAGGTCCACACCGTTTCGTGGGAGCTGCTGGGCGAGGGCCGCAAGCTGGCCGACAAGCTGGGGGTTGAGCTGGCGGCCGTGGTCATGGGCCCGCCGGGGGCGGATCTGGACCGCGCCATCTCGGACTCCTGGGCCTATGGCGCCGACTTGGCCTATGTGATTGCCGACCCGCTGCTGACCGACTATCGCAACCAGCCCTTCACCAAGGGTCTCAACGACCTGGTCAACACCCACAAGCCGGAAATCCTGCTGCTGGGCGCCTCGACTCTGGGCCGCGACCTCGCCGGCTCGCTGGCGACCACCCTTAAGACCGGTCTGACCGCCGACTGCACCGAACTCGCCATCGACAGCGACAACAGCTTGGCCGCGACTCGACCGACCTTCGGTGGCACCTTGCTGTGTACCATTTACACCCTCAACTTCCGCCCGCAGATGGCCACCGTGCGTCCGCGCGTGATGGCGATGCCCGAGCGGGTCGAGGGCCGGTCGGGCCGGGTCATCCCGTTCCCGCTCACCATGGTCGAAGAGAACATCGTCACCAAGATCCTCGACTTCCTGCCCGACCTGACCTCCAACAAGGTCAATCTGGCGTATGCCGACATCGTGGTGGCGGGTGGCATGGGCCTGGGCGGTCCGGCCAACTTCAAGCTGGTCACCGATCTGGCCCAGGTGCTGGGCGGCGATTTTGGCGGCTCGCGTCCGACCATTCAAAAGGGCTGGATCCCGGCCGAGCGTCAGATTGGCCAGACCGGCAAGACCATTCGGCCCAAGCTGTATATCGCGGCGGGCATTTCGGGCGCCATTCAACACCGGGTGGGGGTTGAGGGCGCCGACATGATCCTGGCCATCAACACCGATCCCAACGCGACGATCTTTGAATTCGCCCACTACGGCATCGTCGGTGATGCGTTGCAGATCCTGCCCGCGCTGACCAAGGCGTTCCAAGAGCGCCTGACCCAGGTGCGCAAGGCGAGCTGA
- a CDS encoding ferredoxin family protein, which produces MTLKIEEKLYQNRYRVAEGEPHVCIDPSKADSEALKAMVNICPAGCYVATDEGKVEVVPDGCLECGTCRIVCQGTGALQWGYPQGGYGILFKFG; this is translated from the coding sequence ATGACACTCAAGATCGAAGAGAAGCTGTACCAGAACCGCTATCGTGTGGCCGAAGGCGAGCCGCACGTGTGCATTGATCCCTCCAAGGCCGATAGCGAAGCCTTGAAGGCCATGGTCAACATCTGCCCCGCCGGCTGCTATGTGGCCACCGACGAGGGCAAGGTCGAGGTGGTGCCCGATGGGTGCCTGGAGTGTGGCACCTGCCGCATCGTTTGCCAGGGGACTGGCGCGTTGCAGTGGGGCTACCCGCAGGGCGGCTACGGCATTCTGTTTAAGTTCGGCTGA
- a CDS encoding methyl-accepting chemotaxis protein yields the protein MTLKDIPIGFKIGGGFAVMILLMVAMGANALWSLNALDHRVGALVGSAQEAARLSDLRAEVLHALREIRAYGIAPSTAGAERANERYAQASTAVAQVRDQMEAERQAPLHALAQSLHQAFQAFSRIVNTEQTREGLVMYLELGGVDASDTVRRLQEAARDQGTLPVLFAAGQALDALGEARLAAHRALETLDTALIDETRQYLTRSTQILAEIEAQAPEPALAALAGQAGVAGRDLLATFDEALALVQSQAAVRDDALGPAEASVLAAAAAMATAEVHHQEGIGDEALEEAQLALALAAGLAGCAIVFGLGAGAWISTGIARPVVAMTAAMKRLADQDLTVAIPGVERRDEVGAMAQALQVFRDAMRASAATAADREIQRRQREERARVLEALTQNFESAVREVLESVGQATGQLHGTAEAMSRISEETTVRSATVAGAAAQASGAVQQVAQATGALGEAIGEIGAQVHHATSIADRAADRARRTSEGVRALAGASERIGEVIGLINAIASQTNLLALNATIEAARAGAAGKGFAVVAGEVKTLASQTSRATEDISRQIAEVQERTREAVAAIGEILAVIDEVSLVSAAIAGAVAQQNASTQAISRHIEEASRETAQVGETIAGVGEAARETGWAAGQVLAAVNGLGSQARTLSDTVRGFLDTVKVA from the coding sequence ATGACGCTGAAGGATATCCCGATCGGGTTTAAGATCGGCGGCGGGTTCGCCGTGATGATTCTTCTGATGGTGGCCATGGGCGCCAACGCCTTGTGGTCGCTGAACGCCCTGGATCACCGGGTTGGGGCGCTGGTGGGCTCGGCGCAGGAAGCCGCCCGGCTTTCCGACCTGCGGGCCGAGGTCTTGCATGCCTTGCGTGAGATCCGGGCGTATGGGATTGCCCCCAGCACCGCGGGGGCGGAGCGGGCCAACGAGCGTTATGCCCAGGCCTCCACCGCCGTGGCCCAGGTGCGCGACCAGATGGAGGCCGAGCGCCAAGCTCCGTTGCATGCCCTGGCCCAGTCCCTCCATCAGGCGTTTCAGGCCTTCAGCCGCATCGTCAATACCGAGCAAACCCGCGAAGGTTTGGTGATGTATCTGGAACTGGGAGGCGTGGACGCGAGCGATACCGTGCGCCGACTGCAAGAGGCGGCCCGCGATCAGGGAACCCTTCCGGTGTTGTTTGCGGCAGGGCAGGCTCTGGACGCCCTGGGCGAAGCGCGGCTGGCCGCCCACCGCGCCCTGGAAACCCTCGACACCGCCTTGATCGACGAAACGCGCCAGTACCTGACCCGGTCCACCCAAATCCTGGCGGAGATCGAGGCGCAAGCGCCCGAGCCCGCCCTTGCTGCGCTGGCCGGGCAGGCCGGGGTGGCGGGCCGGGACCTGTTGGCCACCTTCGACGAGGCCCTCGCCTTGGTGCAAAGCCAAGCCGCCGTGCGGGATGACGCCCTGGGGCCGGCCGAGGCCTCCGTTTTGGCGGCGGCGGCGGCCATGGCCACAGCGGAGGTCCACCACCAGGAAGGCATTGGTGACGAGGCCTTGGAGGAGGCCCAACTGGCGCTCGCCCTGGCGGCCGGACTGGCGGGATGTGCCATCGTGTTCGGTCTGGGCGCCGGGGCCTGGATCAGCACGGGCATCGCCCGCCCGGTTGTCGCGATGACGGCGGCAATGAAACGCTTGGCCGACCAGGATCTCACGGTGGCCATTCCCGGGGTCGAGCGCCGCGACGAGGTGGGAGCCATGGCTCAGGCCTTGCAGGTGTTTCGCGATGCCATGCGCGCCAGTGCCGCCACCGCCGCCGACCGCGAGATCCAACGGCGCCAACGTGAGGAGCGGGCGCGCGTCCTTGAGGCTCTGACCCAAAACTTTGAAAGCGCGGTGCGCGAGGTGCTAGAAAGCGTGGGGCAAGCCACCGGTCAGTTGCACGGCACCGCCGAGGCCATGAGCCGGATCTCCGAGGAAACCACCGTGCGCTCGGCAACGGTGGCCGGGGCGGCGGCCCAGGCCAGTGGTGCGGTGCAGCAGGTGGCCCAGGCGACGGGGGCGCTGGGCGAGGCGATCGGCGAGATTGGGGCTCAGGTCCACCACGCCACCTCGATCGCCGATCGCGCCGCCGATCGGGCCCGGCGCACCAGCGAGGGCGTCCGGGCCTTGGCCGGGGCCTCGGAGCGCATTGGCGAGGTGATCGGCTTGATCAACGCGATTGCGTCGCAAACCAATCTTTTGGCCCTCAATGCCACCATCGAGGCGGCGCGGGCCGGAGCCGCCGGCAAGGGCTTTGCCGTGGTGGCCGGCGAGGTCAAGACCCTGGCCTCCCAGACCAGCCGTGCCACCGAGGATATCTCTCGCCAGATCGCCGAGGTCCAGGAGCGCACCCGCGAAGCGGTGGCGGCGATCGGCGAGATCCTGGCGGTGATTGACGAGGTGTCCTTGGTATCGGCGGCGATTGCCGGGGCGGTGGCCCAACAAAACGCCTCGACCCAGGCGATCAGCCGTCACATCGAGGAGGCCAGCCGCGAGACCGCCCAGGTGGGCGAAACCATTGCCGGCGTGGGCGAGGCGGCGCGCGAAACCGGCTGGGCGGCGGGGCAGGTCCTGGCGGCGGTCAACGGCCTGGGCTCCCAGGCGCGCACCCTGTCCGACACGGTGCGGGGCTTCCTGGACACGGTCAAAGTTGCCTGA
- a CDS encoding FAD-dependent oxidoreductase, producing the protein MAEHFDVIVVGAGMAGNAAAYTLAKAGLNVLQIERGEYPGSKNVQGAILYASAVEALIPDFRDEAPLERHVIEQRMWILDDRSYVGTHFRSENFNEERPNRYTIIRAQFDKWLNRKAKDAGAMVICETTVLELIKDDAGKVIGVRCDRENGEVYADVVVLCDGVNAMVGQRSGIRAEIAQEHAALAVKEMHFLPREVINERFNISDNEGVVIEILGTVTSGMLGTGFLYTNGESIALGIGCIVSDFIEKKINPAQLLEKLKTHPSVAPLIKGSEVKEYAAHLIPEGGFKGVPELSGAGWVICGDAAHFVNAAHREGSNLALTSGRIAAESIIALKKEGKEMSAENLKLYNQSLEESFVLKDLKKYKDLPDTLWRNKQFVTTYPELLAKAAEQFLRVDGVDKLTKEKEIARSFRKARGVLGLVGDAVKVARAWR; encoded by the coding sequence ATGGCCGAGCATTTTGACGTAATCGTCGTCGGCGCGGGCATGGCCGGCAATGCCGCTGCCTATACCCTGGCCAAGGCGGGCCTGAACGTGTTGCAGATCGAGCGCGGTGAGTATCCGGGCTCCAAGAACGTGCAAGGCGCGATCTTGTATGCGAGCGCGGTCGAGGCCCTGATCCCCGACTTCCGCGACGAGGCGCCCCTGGAGCGCCACGTGATCGAACAGCGCATGTGGATTTTGGATGACCGCTCCTATGTCGGCACCCACTTCCGCAGCGAAAACTTCAACGAAGAGCGGCCCAACCGCTATACCATCATCCGTGCCCAGTTCGACAAGTGGTTGAACAGAAAGGCCAAGGATGCCGGTGCCATGGTCATTTGCGAGACCACGGTGCTGGAGCTGATCAAGGACGATGCCGGCAAGGTCATCGGCGTGCGCTGCGACCGCGAAAACGGCGAGGTCTACGCCGACGTGGTGGTGCTGTGCGATGGCGTGAACGCCATGGTCGGCCAGCGCTCGGGCATCCGCGCCGAGATCGCCCAGGAACATGCGGCGCTCGCGGTCAAGGAAATGCACTTCCTGCCGCGCGAAGTGATTAACGAGCGCTTCAATATCAGCGATAATGAAGGTGTGGTGATCGAGATCCTGGGCACCGTGACCTCGGGCATGCTCGGCACCGGCTTCCTTTACACCAATGGCGAGAGCATTGCGCTGGGCATTGGCTGTATTGTCAGCGACTTCATTGAAAAGAAGATCAACCCGGCCCAGCTTCTCGAGAAGCTGAAGACCCATCCGTCGGTCGCGCCCCTCATCAAGGGCTCGGAAGTCAAGGAATACGCCGCTCACCTGATCCCCGAAGGCGGGTTCAAGGGCGTTCCCGAGCTGTCCGGCGCCGGCTGGGTGATCTGCGGCGACGCCGCCCACTTTGTGAATGCCGCCCATCGCGAGGGCTCCAACCTCGCGCTGACGTCGGGCCGCATTGCCGCCGAGTCTATTATTGCCCTCAAAAAAGAGGGTAAGGAAATGTCGGCGGAAAACCTGAAGCTCTACAACCAGTCTCTGGAAGAGAGCTTCGTTCTGAAGGACCTGAAAAAGTACAAGGACCTTCCCGACACCCTGTGGCGTAATAAACAGTTTGTCACCACCTATCCCGAACTGTTGGCCAAGGCGGCCGAGCAGTTCTTGCGGGTCGATGGCGTTGACAAGCTGACCAAGGAAAAGGAAATCGCGCGGAGTTTCCGCAAGGCCCGGGGCGTCCTGGGTCTGGTGGGCGACGCGGTCAAGGTGGCGAGGGCCTGGCGATGA